A genome region from Dickeya dadantii NCPPB 898 includes the following:
- the cyoE gene encoding heme o synthase, which yields MIKQYLQVTKPGIIFGNLISVIGGFLLAAKGTINYPLFVATLIGVSLVVASGCVFNNVIDRDIDKKMERTKNRVLVKGLIPLKNTLIYASLLGIAGFTLLYLAANPLAMWLAVMGFVVYVGVYSLYMKRHSVYGTLIGSLSGAAPPVIGYCAVSNQFDAGALILLLIFSLWQMPHSYAIAIFRFKDYQAANIPVLPVVKGISVAKHHITLYILAFMIATLMLSLGGYAGYKYLVVAAAVSVWWLGMALSGYKNPNDDRVWARKLFVFSIVAITSLSVMMSVDSMAPMQETLLTYLH from the coding sequence ATGATTAAGCAATACCTGCAGGTCACCAAACCGGGCATTATTTTTGGCAACCTGATTTCCGTTATCGGTGGATTCTTGCTGGCGGCCAAAGGCACCATCAACTATCCGCTATTTGTCGCGACCCTGATCGGGGTGTCGCTGGTCGTTGCATCGGGTTGCGTCTTTAACAACGTTATCGATCGCGATATCGACAAAAAAATGGAGAGGACCAAGAATCGGGTTCTGGTGAAGGGGCTGATTCCGCTGAAAAACACGCTGATTTACGCTTCGCTGTTGGGTATTGCCGGCTTTACGTTACTGTACCTCGCGGCAAATCCGCTGGCCATGTGGCTGGCGGTGATGGGGTTTGTGGTCTATGTCGGCGTTTACAGCCTGTACATGAAACGCCATTCGGTCTACGGCACGTTGATTGGCAGTCTGTCAGGCGCCGCGCCGCCGGTAATCGGCTATTGCGCCGTCAGCAACCAGTTTGACGCCGGTGCGCTGATTCTGCTGCTGATTTTCAGCCTGTGGCAAATGCCGCACTCCTATGCCATCGCCATTTTCCGCTTTAAGGATTATCAGGCCGCCAATATTCCGGTACTGCCGGTCGTCAAAGGCATCTCAGTGGCGAAGCATCATATTACGCTGTATATCCTGGCGTTTATGATTGCGACGCTGATGCTGTCGCTGGGCGGTTACGCCGGGTACAAATACCTGGTGGTGGCGGCGGCGGTCAGCGTCTGGTGGCTCGGCATGGCGTTGTCCGGCTACAAAAACCCGAACGACGATCGCGTGTGGGCAAGAAAGCTGTTCGTGTTTTCCATCGTGGCCATCACGTCCCTGAGCGTCATGATGTCGGTGGATTCAATGGCGCCGATGCAGGAAACCCTGCTGACTTACCTGCACTGA
- a CDS encoding cytochrome o ubiquinol oxidase subunit III, with protein sequence MSTDTLTHHNAAHAEHGHHDTGANKVFGFWIYLMSDCILFGMLFATYAVLVNGTAGGPSGKELFDLKFVLVETFALLFSSITYGMAMIAMNKGNKSQVNAWLGLTFLFGLVFIGMEIYEFHHLIAEGAGPDRSAFLSAFFALVGTHGIHVTSGLIWIAIMMIQVTKYGLTSRNKTRLMCLSLFWHFLDVVWICVFTVVYLMGAM encoded by the coding sequence ATGTCCACTGATACGTTAACTCATCACAATGCAGCCCATGCCGAGCATGGGCACCACGACACCGGCGCCAATAAGGTCTTCGGTTTCTGGATCTACCTGATGAGCGACTGCATCCTGTTCGGGATGTTGTTCGCGACCTACGCCGTTCTGGTGAACGGCACCGCTGGCGGCCCAAGCGGCAAAGAACTGTTCGATCTGAAGTTCGTGCTGGTGGAAACTTTTGCCCTGCTGTTCAGTAGTATCACCTACGGCATGGCGATGATTGCCATGAACAAAGGCAACAAGAGCCAGGTTAACGCCTGGCTGGGTTTGACCTTTCTGTTCGGGCTGGTGTTCATCGGGATGGAAATCTACGAATTCCATCACCTGATCGCCGAAGGCGCCGGTCCTGACCGCAGCGCGTTCCTGTCCGCGTTCTTTGCGCTGGTCGGCACCCACGGTATCCACGTGACCTCCGGTCTGATCTGGATTGCCATCATGATGATCCAGGTAACGAAATACGGCCTGACCAGTCGCAATAAGACCCGTCTGATGTGCCTGAGCCTGTTCTGGCACTTCCTTGACGTGGTATGGATTTGTGTCTTCACTGTTGTTTATCTGATGGGGGCGATGTAA
- a CDS encoding MBL fold metallo-hydrolase yields MKQIYPDLWQTRVEHPFSGVNSHAYLLVQDTGNILFYNSGSREEYQHIQELGGIAYQFLSHRDEVGGALAEIKTLFGSKLCCHRLEEPVARKVTPVDYLFDDRETLQGNIEVIPTPGHTKGSVCFLVRSVHGQTYLFTGDTLYMNHGIWETRTNWYEGGSKSDLKSSLMLLRDLDPTRDLDPMVIISSASVGAVPFKAVSAEEWRSDIDNVLRTLS; encoded by the coding sequence ATGAAACAGATTTATCCCGATCTCTGGCAAACCCGTGTAGAGCACCCATTTTCGGGCGTAAACTCCCACGCCTACCTGCTGGTACAAGACACCGGCAACATCCTCTTTTACAACTCCGGCTCGCGGGAGGAGTATCAACACATTCAAGAACTGGGCGGGATAGCCTATCAGTTTTTGAGCCACCGGGACGAGGTAGGCGGCGCGCTCGCCGAGATCAAGACGCTTTTTGGCTCGAAACTCTGTTGCCACCGGCTGGAAGAACCGGTCGCCAGAAAGGTAACGCCGGTTGATTACCTATTCGATGACAGGGAAACCCTTCAGGGCAACATTGAGGTAATACCAACACCCGGTCACACCAAAGGCAGCGTGTGTTTTCTGGTTCGGTCAGTTCATGGGCAGACATACCTCTTTACCGGAGACACTCTGTATATGAATCACGGAATTTGGGAGACGCGTACCAATTGGTATGAAGGCGGATCGAAATCGGACCTCAAGAGCAGCCTTATGCTACTACGCGACCTCGACCCCACACGCGATCTCGACCCCATGGTAATTATTTCAAGCGCCTCGGTTGGTGCCGTGCCGTTCAAAGCGGTCTCCGCAGAAGAATGGCGGTCTGACATCGACAATGTCCTTCGCACGCTGTCCTAA
- a CDS encoding AraC family transcriptional regulator, translating to MDPLSDVLALLKPVNYMSTGFDGGGDWAIQFPDQTGTIKSGAIVTGRCWLAVEGVDEPLQLESGDCFVLPRGEPFHLASQMGVQPVQAAEVFTGAESGGIVSWNGGGDVFIVSSRFSVSELHADMLLKLLPHIVHIRSTSDQTTLRWLVERMMQELRAPQPGSVLILQHLAHMILVQALRLHLDCRGVGLLSALADKNVGAAIAAMHEKPALNWTVQELGKLTGMSRSSFAQRFKETVGTSPIDYLTRWRMLLASDRLMNSDDPISTIAFSLGYESESAFSTAFKRIIGRSPRQYSHSVKPRA from the coding sequence ATGGATCCTCTTTCCGATGTTTTAGCTTTATTGAAGCCAGTGAATTACATGTCTACCGGATTCGACGGCGGCGGCGACTGGGCGATTCAATTCCCCGACCAAACGGGAACCATCAAGAGTGGTGCGATAGTCACGGGTCGCTGCTGGCTAGCGGTGGAAGGGGTTGACGAGCCGCTTCAACTCGAAAGCGGCGACTGTTTTGTTCTTCCACGAGGAGAGCCATTTCACCTTGCCAGCCAAATGGGTGTTCAGCCGGTGCAAGCGGCAGAGGTGTTCACGGGAGCGGAAAGCGGCGGCATAGTTAGCTGGAACGGCGGTGGCGACGTATTTATCGTCAGTAGCCGTTTCTCCGTTTCCGAACTGCATGCCGACATGCTGTTGAAGCTTTTGCCCCACATCGTCCACATCCGTAGTACCTCGGATCAAACGACACTGCGGTGGCTGGTCGAACGGATGATGCAGGAACTGCGAGCACCGCAGCCCGGCAGCGTCCTCATCTTGCAGCATTTGGCGCACATGATCCTGGTGCAAGCGCTCAGGCTGCATCTGGATTGCCGCGGCGTCGGGCTGCTATCAGCGTTAGCCGACAAAAACGTTGGGGCGGCAATCGCCGCCATGCATGAAAAACCGGCACTGAACTGGACGGTTCAGGAACTGGGCAAACTGACGGGAATGTCACGATCCTCATTCGCACAACGTTTTAAAGAAACTGTCGGTACGTCCCCAATCGATTATCTGACGCGATGGCGTATGTTGCTCGCCAGCGATCGACTAATGAACTCAGACGATCCGATTTCCACCATCGCCTTTTCGCTTGGGTATGAATCGGAAAGCGCGTTCAGCACCGCGTTCAAGCGAATTATAGGGCGCTCGCCAAGGCAATATAGCCACTCGGTTAAACCGCGAGCATAA
- a CDS encoding MFS transporter, whose product MNDNRMTPVEQRATWGLGLVFSLRMLGMFMVLPVLTTYGMALQGASESLIGVAIGIYGLMQAIFQIPFGLMSDRIGRKPLIVGGLLIFVLGSAIAALSDSIWGIILGRALQGSGAISAAVMALLSDLTREQNRTKAMAFIGVSFGITFAIAMVVGPIVTHALGLNVLFWGIALLALLAIVITLAVIPSSSSHVLNRESAIVRGGVSKVLANSRLLKLNFGIMCLHILLMSSFVALPRVMEQAGLAPQHHWKVYLVTMLVSFAAVVPFVIYAEVKRRMKQVFIACVMILIAAELVLLQAGNHALWPILIGIQLFFLGFNVMEALLPSLISKESPAGYKGTAMGVYSTTQFIGVAIGGSLGGALYDLHGASLVFSAGALLGLVWLLVSFTMQEPPYLSSLRITLPDEALRDNALSDKLQQHPGVADVVIVPDEFSAYVKIDRKKTSRQQLEQLVSQ is encoded by the coding sequence ATGAACGATAATCGCATGACCCCTGTTGAGCAGAGGGCGACATGGGGACTGGGTCTGGTTTTTTCACTTCGCATGCTGGGCATGTTTATGGTGCTTCCGGTGCTGACCACATACGGCATGGCCCTGCAGGGTGCCAGCGAATCGCTGATTGGCGTTGCGATAGGTATTTATGGCCTGATGCAGGCGATCTTCCAAATCCCATTCGGATTGATGTCCGACCGCATTGGACGTAAGCCGCTGATTGTCGGCGGCCTGCTGATATTTGTGCTGGGTAGCGCCATCGCCGCGCTCAGCGACTCGATCTGGGGCATTATTCTCGGTCGTGCGCTGCAGGGCTCCGGCGCGATATCCGCTGCGGTCATGGCGCTGCTGTCGGATTTAACCCGTGAGCAAAACCGTACCAAAGCGATGGCGTTCATCGGCGTCAGTTTCGGCATTACCTTTGCTATCGCTATGGTGGTCGGCCCGATTGTCACCCACGCGTTAGGTCTGAATGTGCTGTTCTGGGGGATCGCGTTGCTGGCGCTGCTGGCTATCGTTATTACCCTGGCCGTCATCCCCTCGTCGTCATCCCATGTGTTGAATCGCGAGTCCGCCATCGTTCGCGGCGGCGTCAGCAAAGTGCTGGCCAACAGCCGGCTGCTGAAACTCAACTTCGGCATCATGTGCCTGCACATCCTGCTGATGTCGAGCTTTGTGGCATTACCGCGAGTGATGGAACAGGCCGGCCTGGCGCCGCAACACCATTGGAAAGTTTATCTGGTGACGATGCTGGTGTCGTTCGCCGCCGTCGTGCCGTTCGTCATCTATGCCGAGGTCAAACGGCGGATGAAGCAGGTATTTATTGCCTGCGTTATGATTCTGATTGCGGCGGAGCTGGTATTGCTACAGGCAGGCAATCATGCCTTGTGGCCGATACTCATCGGTATTCAGCTGTTCTTCCTGGGATTCAACGTGATGGAAGCGCTACTGCCATCCCTGATCAGCAAGGAGTCGCCTGCCGGTTACAAAGGCACCGCGATGGGGGTCTATTCCACCACCCAGTTTATCGGGGTGGCGATTGGCGGCAGCCTCGGCGGCGCGCTGTACGACCTGCATGGCGCATCGCTGGTGTTCAGCGCGGGTGCGCTGCTGGGGTTGGTCTGGCTACTGGTCAGCTTCACCATGCAGGAGCCGCCTTATCTGAGCAGTCTGCGCATCACCCTGCCGGATGAAGCGCTGCGGGATAATGCGCTGTCCGATAAGCTGCAACAGCATCCGGGCGTGGCGGATGTGGTGATTGTGCCGGATGAATTCAGCGCCTACGTGAAAATCGATCGCAAGAAGACCAGCCGGCAGCAGTTGGAGCAGTTGGTCAGTCAATAG
- a CDS encoding cytochrome o ubiquinol oxidase subunit IV, translated as MSHSTHDHAGASHGSVKSYLIGFVLSIILTVIPFGLVMNGSASHSVILLTVLGCAVVQILVHLVYFLHLNTSSEERWNVVAIVFTALIIAIVVVGSLWIMMNAHHNMMIQ; from the coding sequence ATGAGTCATTCCACACACGATCATGCCGGCGCCAGCCACGGTAGCGTGAAGTCCTATCTGATTGGTTTCGTCCTGTCCATCATCCTGACCGTTATTCCATTCGGTCTGGTGATGAACGGTTCGGCTTCCCACAGCGTCATTCTGCTGACCGTGCTGGGCTGCGCCGTTGTCCAGATTCTGGTTCATCTGGTGTACTTCCTGCATCTCAATACCTCATCAGAAGAGCGTTGGAATGTGGTAGCCATTGTGTTTACCGCCCTGATTATCGCAATCGTGGTGGTGGGATCCCTGTGGATCATGATGAATGCGCACCACAACATGATGATTCAGTAA
- a CDS encoding SDR family oxidoreductase encodes MRIFVTGASGFVGSAVVRELIANGYQVLGLVHSDKSADDLRAIGGSAHRGDIQDLDSVLAGAAVCDGIIHTAFDNDFSKFQANCETDRRLIEALGSVVEGSTRRLVITSAIGILPKSQRTTEDSMPAMGSAANPRAATEDAADKIIAKGVHTSIVRLASSVHGEGDHAFVPLLIDIARRTGVSAYIGDGQNCWPAVHRLDAAMLYRLALERGTSGARYHAVDEERIPFRDIAIAIGRGLGVPIVSKSPAEAEAHFGWFSHFVSFDLDASNSLTRERLGWNPIMPSLLSDLEGDMYFQTPESSRT; translated from the coding sequence ATGCGAATTTTTGTTACTGGAGCCAGCGGATTCGTCGGCTCTGCGGTTGTCCGCGAACTGATCGCTAACGGATACCAGGTTCTCGGACTTGTCCACTCGGACAAGTCCGCCGATGATTTACGGGCCATCGGCGGGTCGGCTCATCGTGGCGATATTCAGGATCTCGATAGCGTCCTCGCTGGGGCAGCGGTCTGTGACGGCATTATCCATACCGCCTTTGACAATGATTTTTCCAAATTTCAGGCCAACTGCGAAACTGATCGCCGCCTGATCGAGGCGCTAGGATCCGTTGTGGAAGGGTCTACGCGCCGGCTTGTGATTACATCAGCCATTGGCATTCTTCCCAAGAGCCAAAGAACCACCGAGGACTCCATGCCCGCGATGGGGTCTGCCGCGAATCCCCGCGCAGCAACGGAAGACGCTGCCGACAAGATAATCGCAAAGGGCGTACATACCTCAATCGTCCGGCTCGCCTCATCCGTTCACGGCGAAGGCGACCACGCGTTCGTACCTTTACTGATCGACATTGCACGCAGAACGGGGGTTTCAGCCTACATTGGAGATGGCCAAAATTGCTGGCCAGCCGTGCATCGTCTTGATGCCGCCATGTTGTATCGTCTCGCACTGGAACGAGGTACGTCGGGCGCTCGCTATCATGCCGTCGACGAGGAACGCATTCCGTTCAGGGACATCGCCATTGCTATCGGTCGTGGGTTAGGCGTGCCCATCGTTTCGAAGTCCCCGGCAGAAGCTGAAGCGCACTTCGGATGGTTCTCGCATTTTGTTTCATTTGACCTGGACGCGTCGAACAGCCTGACGCGGGAAAGGCTCGGCTGGAACCCGATTATGCCTTCGCTGCTTTCCGACCTCGAAGGAGACATGTACTTCCAGACTCCTGAGTCTTCCCGCACCTAG